A genomic segment from Mustela lutreola isolate mMusLut2 chromosome 15, mMusLut2.pri, whole genome shotgun sequence encodes:
- the PITPNA gene encoding phosphatidylinositol transfer protein alpha isoform isoform X3, with protein MVLLKEYRVILPVSVDEYQVGQLYSVAEASKNETGGGEGVEVLVNEPYEKDGEKGQYTHKIYHLQSKVPTFVRMLAPEGALNIHEKAWNAYPYCRTVITVRIWGSWQNEYMKEDFLIKIETWHKPDLGTQENVHKLEPEAWKHVEVIYIDIADRSQVLSKDYKAEEDPAKFKSVKTGRGPLGPNWKQELVNQKDCPYMCAYKLVTVKFKWWGLQNKVENFIHKQERRLFTNFHRQLFCWLDKWVDLTMDDIRRMEEETKRQLDEMRQKDPVKGMTADD; from the exons ATGGTGCTGCTCAAGGAGTA TCGAGTCATCCTGCCTGTGTCTGTAGATGAG TATCAAGTAGGGCAGCTGTATTCTGTGGCTGAGGCCAGCAAAAATGAAACAGGGGGTGGAGAAGGCGTGGAGGTCCTGGTGAACGAGCCCTATGAGAAGGACGGTGAGAAAGGCCAGTACACACACAAGATCTACCACTTACAGAG CAAAGTGCCCACGTTCGTTCGAATGCTAGCCCCAGAGGGAGCCCTGAATATACATGAAAAGGCGTGGAATGCCTACCCTTACTGCAGAACTG TTATTACGGTAAGAATTTGGGGGAGCTGGCAG AATGAATACATGAAAGAAGATTTTCTGATTAAAATTGAAACCTGGCACAAACCAGATCTTGGCACCCAGGAGAAT GTGCATAAACTGGAGCCTGAGGCGTGGAAACACGTGGAAGTCATATACATAGACATTGCAGATCGAAGCCAAGTACTTAGCAAG GATTACAAGGCAGAGGAAGACCCAGCAAAATTTAAATCTGTCAAAACAGGCCGAGGACCCTTGGGCCCAAATTGGAAG CAAGAACTTGTAAATCAGAAAGACTGCCCGTACATGTGTGCATACAAACTGGTTACTGTCAAGTTCAAGTGGTGGGGCCTGCAGAACAAAGTGGAAAACTTTATACATAAG CAAGAAAGGCGTCTGTTTACAAACTTCCACAGGCAGCTGTTCTGTTGGCTCGATAAGTGGGTTGACCTGACTATGGACGACATCCGAAGGATGGAAGAAGAGACGAAGAGACAGCTCGATGAG
- the PITPNA gene encoding phosphatidylinositol transfer protein alpha isoform isoform X2, whose translation MVLLKEYRVILPVSVDEYQVGQLYSVAEASKNETGGGEGVEVLVNEPYEKDGEKGQYTHKIYHLQSKVPTFVRMLAPEGALNIHEKAWNAYPYCRTVITNEYMKEDFLIKIETWHKPDLGTQENVHKLEPEAWKHVEVIYIDIADRSQVLSKDYKAEEDPAKFKSVKTGRGPLGPNWKQELVNQKDCPYMCAYKLVTVKFKWWGLQNKVENFIHKQERRLFTNFHRQLFCWLDKWVDLTMDDIRRMEEETKRQLDEVLTATNNAVMKIFVHSVIWITVWIWIISLE comes from the exons ATGGTGCTGCTCAAGGAGTA TCGAGTCATCCTGCCTGTGTCTGTAGATGAG TATCAAGTAGGGCAGCTGTATTCTGTGGCTGAGGCCAGCAAAAATGAAACAGGGGGTGGAGAAGGCGTGGAGGTCCTGGTGAACGAGCCCTATGAGAAGGACGGTGAGAAAGGCCAGTACACACACAAGATCTACCACTTACAGAG CAAAGTGCCCACGTTCGTTCGAATGCTAGCCCCAGAGGGAGCCCTGAATATACATGAAAAGGCGTGGAATGCCTACCCTTACTGCAGAACTG TTATTACG AATGAATACATGAAAGAAGATTTTCTGATTAAAATTGAAACCTGGCACAAACCAGATCTTGGCACCCAGGAGAAT GTGCATAAACTGGAGCCTGAGGCGTGGAAACACGTGGAAGTCATATACATAGACATTGCAGATCGAAGCCAAGTACTTAGCAAG GATTACAAGGCAGAGGAAGACCCAGCAAAATTTAAATCTGTCAAAACAGGCCGAGGACCCTTGGGCCCAAATTGGAAG CAAGAACTTGTAAATCAGAAAGACTGCCCGTACATGTGTGCATACAAACTGGTTACTGTCAAGTTCAAGTGGTGGGGCCTGCAGAACAAAGTGGAAAACTTTATACATAAG CAAGAAAGGCGTCTGTTTACAAACTTCCACAGGCAGCTGTTCTGTTGGCTCGATAAGTGGGTTGACCTGACTATGGACGACATCCGAAGGATGGAAGAAGAGACGAAGAGACAGCTCGATGAG gttCTCACTGCTACAAATAATGCCGTGATGAAAATTTTTGTGCACTCGGTTATTTGGATTACTGTTTGGATCtggattatttccttagaataa
- the PITPNA gene encoding phosphatidylinositol transfer protein alpha isoform isoform X1, whose product MVLLKEYRVILPVSVDEYQVGQLYSVAEASKNETGGGEGVEVLVNEPYEKDGEKGQYTHKIYHLQSKVPTFVRMLAPEGALNIHEKAWNAYPYCRTVITVRIWGSWQNEYMKEDFLIKIETWHKPDLGTQENVHKLEPEAWKHVEVIYIDIADRSQVLSKDYKAEEDPAKFKSVKTGRGPLGPNWKQELVNQKDCPYMCAYKLVTVKFKWWGLQNKVENFIHKQERRLFTNFHRQLFCWLDKWVDLTMDDIRRMEEETKRQLDEVLTATNNAVMKIFVHSVIWITVWIWIISLE is encoded by the exons ATGGTGCTGCTCAAGGAGTA TCGAGTCATCCTGCCTGTGTCTGTAGATGAG TATCAAGTAGGGCAGCTGTATTCTGTGGCTGAGGCCAGCAAAAATGAAACAGGGGGTGGAGAAGGCGTGGAGGTCCTGGTGAACGAGCCCTATGAGAAGGACGGTGAGAAAGGCCAGTACACACACAAGATCTACCACTTACAGAG CAAAGTGCCCACGTTCGTTCGAATGCTAGCCCCAGAGGGAGCCCTGAATATACATGAAAAGGCGTGGAATGCCTACCCTTACTGCAGAACTG TTATTACGGTAAGAATTTGGGGGAGCTGGCAG AATGAATACATGAAAGAAGATTTTCTGATTAAAATTGAAACCTGGCACAAACCAGATCTTGGCACCCAGGAGAAT GTGCATAAACTGGAGCCTGAGGCGTGGAAACACGTGGAAGTCATATACATAGACATTGCAGATCGAAGCCAAGTACTTAGCAAG GATTACAAGGCAGAGGAAGACCCAGCAAAATTTAAATCTGTCAAAACAGGCCGAGGACCCTTGGGCCCAAATTGGAAG CAAGAACTTGTAAATCAGAAAGACTGCCCGTACATGTGTGCATACAAACTGGTTACTGTCAAGTTCAAGTGGTGGGGCCTGCAGAACAAAGTGGAAAACTTTATACATAAG CAAGAAAGGCGTCTGTTTACAAACTTCCACAGGCAGCTGTTCTGTTGGCTCGATAAGTGGGTTGACCTGACTATGGACGACATCCGAAGGATGGAAGAAGAGACGAAGAGACAGCTCGATGAG gttCTCACTGCTACAAATAATGCCGTGATGAAAATTTTTGTGCACTCGGTTATTTGGATTACTGTTTGGATCtggattatttccttagaataa